A window of the Glaciimonas sp. CA11.2 genome harbors these coding sequences:
- the dapB gene encoding 4-hydroxy-tetrahydrodipicolinate reductase encodes MNQMKIAVAGASGRMGHMLIEAIQNAEDATLTGALDVQTAPGLGSDAAAFLGKPSGVNIEFDLATGLANATFLIDFTRPEGTLAHLAYCAEHGIKMIIGTTGFDEAGKAAIAEAAKKTAILFAPNMSVGVNVTMKLLEMAAKSFSHGYDIEIIEAHHRHKVDAPSGTALKMGEVIADALGRKLDEVAVYSREGVTGARDPSTIGFASIRGGDIVGDHTVLFASDGERVEITHKSSSRVTYAHGSLRAARFLNDKATGLYDMQDVLGLR; translated from the coding sequence ATGAATCAAATGAAAATTGCTGTTGCTGGCGCGTCCGGTCGCATGGGACACATGCTGATCGAGGCCATCCAGAATGCAGAAGATGCCACATTAACCGGCGCGTTGGATGTGCAGACCGCGCCCGGATTAGGATCCGACGCCGCCGCTTTTCTGGGCAAGCCGTCCGGCGTGAATATCGAGTTCGATCTTGCTACGGGCTTGGCTAACGCTACCTTTTTAATTGACTTTACGCGTCCAGAAGGCACGCTTGCACATCTCGCCTATTGCGCCGAGCATGGCATCAAAATGATCATCGGCACGACAGGTTTTGATGAGGCTGGCAAGGCGGCGATCGCAGAAGCAGCAAAAAAGACAGCCATCCTGTTCGCTCCCAACATGAGTGTCGGCGTCAATGTCACCATGAAATTGCTTGAAATGGCAGCGAAGAGTTTTTCGCACGGCTATGACATTGAAATCATTGAAGCCCATCACCGCCACAAAGTCGATGCGCCGTCTGGCACAGCGCTGAAAATGGGCGAAGTGATTGCTGATGCACTTGGTCGCAAACTCGACGAAGTCGCCGTCTATTCGCGCGAGGGTGTAACCGGTGCACGCGATCCATCTACCATCGGCTTCGCTTCCATACGGGGCGGCGATATCGTTGGCGATCATACCGTGCTGTTTGCCAGCGATGGAGAGCGCGTTGAAATCACACATAAATCGTCCAGCCGTGTGACTTATGCCCATGGCAGTTTGCGCGCTGCGCGCTTTCTTAACGACAAAGCAACGGGTTTATATGATATGCAGGACGTTCTTGGGCTTCGCTGA
- the fur gene encoding ferric iron uptake transcriptional regulator, with the protein MPNNPSELKASGLKATLPRLKILEIFQNSEVRHLSAEDVYKILLTENLDVGLATVYRVLTQFEQAGLLQRNHFETGKAVFELNEGSHHDHLVCLTCGLVEEFYDEEIEVRQKAVATERGFEIADHALALYGHCRNCVKK; encoded by the coding sequence ATGCCTAACAATCCATCCGAACTAAAAGCTAGTGGCCTTAAAGCTACTTTGCCCCGACTCAAAATTTTGGAAATATTTCAAAATAGTGAAGTCCGACATTTAAGCGCTGAAGACGTTTATAAAATTTTGCTTACCGAGAATCTTGATGTCGGTTTGGCAACTGTGTATCGTGTATTAACCCAATTTGAGCAAGCTGGCTTGTTGCAGCGTAATCATTTTGAAACCGGCAAGGCCGTTTTTGAGCTAAACGAAGGATCGCATCATGATCATCTGGTGTGTCTGACCTGCGGTCTGGTCGAAGAGTTTTACGACGAAGAAATTGAGGTTCGCCAGAAAGCCGTCGCCACAGAGCGTGGCTTTGAGATTGCGGATCACGCCTTGGCGCTGTACGGTCACTGCCGGAATTGCGTAAAAAAGTAA
- a CDS encoding MotA/TolQ/ExbB proton channel family protein encodes MNDNLGFAHYWSQGDAVSHGVAYLLLLMSVISWYYILSKALSSWRIRRSASSLEGFWQAPTLNDAIAVIKPVDTENVYAPLAIQAADAAGIRSPMTSKPAASLNAGTDLGELVTRTLRREINRVSSRLESGLTLLASVGSTAPFVGLFGTVWGIYHALMAVSASGTVQIDKVAGPVGEALIMTALGLVVAIPAVLAYNAFTRVNRVTLAELDAFAHDLHAYLTTGSRVGK; translated from the coding sequence ATGAATGATAATCTCGGGTTCGCCCACTATTGGTCGCAAGGCGATGCTGTCTCTCACGGCGTAGCCTATTTGCTATTGCTGATGTCCGTGATTAGCTGGTACTACATTTTGTCCAAAGCCTTGAGTTCCTGGCGTATCCGGCGCAGCGCTTCATCGCTTGAAGGATTCTGGCAAGCACCGACACTAAATGATGCGATTGCCGTCATCAAACCGGTCGATACCGAAAATGTTTACGCACCTTTAGCCATACAAGCGGCCGACGCTGCAGGCATTCGGTCACCGATGACCAGCAAACCCGCCGCCTCGCTCAACGCCGGCACCGATCTTGGCGAACTGGTCACACGCACATTGCGACGAGAAATCAATCGCGTTTCGTCACGGCTGGAAAGCGGATTAACATTACTGGCATCAGTCGGTTCAACCGCCCCTTTCGTCGGTTTGTTTGGTACGGTCTGGGGTATTTATCATGCTTTGATGGCAGTCTCTGCATCGGGAACTGTGCAGATCGACAAAGTCGCAGGACCAGTTGGCGAAGCACTCATCATGACCGCACTTGGTTTGGTAGTTGCGATTCCCGCAGTACTAGCCTACAACGCGTTCACACGTGTTAATCGCGTTACACTGGCAGAGTTGGATGCGTTCGCGCATGATTTACATGCTTATTTGACGACTGGCAGTCGCGTTGGAAAATAA
- a CDS encoding outer membrane protein assembly factor BamE, giving the protein MLLSRTARTSALTIAAVSMALLAGCASKNPLIDGPTSASGANAANASSGIPTGDTAGDGVRTIKNPRFFGILSPYRYNIQQGNFVSKEMISQVKEGMTTEQVSFALGSPLLTDMFHANRWDYVFRLQKGNGEITSSRVSVFFKDNLVVRVEGGDLPTEADYLARISGGNKEAKKATQDSGIAKDAPAPPPTAPTK; this is encoded by the coding sequence ATGTTGCTCTCCCGTACTGCCCGCACCTCCGCCTTGACAATAGCTGCTGTTTCCATGGCTTTGCTGGCTGGCTGCGCATCAAAAAATCCTCTCATTGACGGACCGACTTCGGCATCCGGTGCCAATGCTGCTAACGCTAGTTCGGGAATACCGACTGGCGATACAGCAGGCGATGGCGTCCGAACCATAAAGAACCCCCGTTTTTTCGGAATCCTTTCACCTTATCGCTACAATATCCAGCAGGGTAATTTTGTTTCGAAAGAGATGATCTCGCAAGTTAAGGAAGGCATGACCACAGAGCAAGTATCTTTTGCACTGGGATCGCCGTTACTGACAGACATGTTTCACGCGAATCGTTGGGATTATGTTTTCCGTTTGCAAAAAGGCAATGGCGAAATCACTTCCAGCCGCGTCAGCGTTTTCTTCAAGGATAACCTTGTGGTCCGCGTAGAGGGTGGTGATCTGCCGACTGAAGCAGATTATCTTGCACGTATTTCGGGCGGCAATAAAGAAGCTAAAAAAGCCACCCAAGATAGTGGCATCGCAAAGGATGCGCCCGCACCTCCGCCGACAGCACCAACAAAATAA
- a CDS encoding biopolymer transporter ExbD, translating into MSFGGFNDNQHSAPMADINITPMVDVMLVLLVIFIITAPLFTHAVKVNLPTAQSAPAPEKPETVSLSIDRAGKMFWNDKPIAEPELTTQLIAAAQRQPQPELQLRADKDTRYQVLAQVMSLAQNNGLTKIGFVTDPKSVPAAK; encoded by the coding sequence ATGTCATTCGGTGGATTTAACGACAATCAGCACTCAGCGCCAATGGCCGATATCAATATCACGCCCATGGTCGACGTCATGTTGGTGTTATTGGTGATTTTTATCATCACAGCACCACTATTCACGCATGCGGTCAAAGTCAACTTACCGACCGCCCAATCCGCTCCCGCTCCAGAAAAGCCAGAGACGGTATCGCTGTCAATTGACCGCGCGGGCAAAATGTTCTGGAATGACAAGCCCATCGCAGAACCAGAACTGACAACGCAATTAATCGCTGCCGCACAACGCCAACCCCAGCCGGAATTGCAGTTGCGGGCCGACAAAGACACCCGATATCAGGTGTTGGCGCAGGTTATGTCACTGGCACAAAATAACGGTTTGACAAAAATCGGCTTCGTAACCGACCCAAAAAGCGTCCCTGCAGCAAAATAA